A single genomic interval of Lathyrus oleraceus cultivar Zhongwan6 chromosome 7, CAAS_Psat_ZW6_1.0, whole genome shotgun sequence harbors:
- the LOC127105663 gene encoding uncharacterized protein LOC127105663 codes for MEVYGNSMVAAPSNVIYLSSILGHDGPSSVHKCDWKCQNERVCGNMFRCKLTGLTHICDKNCNQRILYDNHSSLCLASRQIFPLTPTEEQAVRGVRRKLDAAESSPVDNIGCKRRRDAQFHPSPFERSFSAVSPICSQVGDGMDTN; via the coding sequence ATGGAGGTATATGGAAATTCTATGGTTGCCGCTCCTTCAAATGTTATTTATCTGTCAAGTATTTTGGGCCATGATGGTCCGAGTTCTGTTCACAAATGCGACTGGAAATGCCAGAACGAACGTGTTTGCGGAAACATGTTTCGCTGCAAGCTCACAGGGCTGACACACATCTGTGATAAAAACTGTAACCAGAGAATTCTGTATGATAACCATAGCTCCCTTTGCCTAGCAAGTCGTCAGATTTTCCCCCTGACTCCAACAGAAGAACAGGCAGTGAGAGGCGTTCGAAGGAAGCTCGACGCGGCAGAGAGTTCGCCTGTTGATAACATCGGTTGTAAGCGTAGGCGGGATGCACAGTTCCATCCTTCTCCATTTGAGAGATCTTTCTCTGCTGTCAGTCCTATCTGCAGCCAAGTTGGAGACGGCATGGATACAAATTAG